A genomic stretch from Candidatus Vicinibacter proximus includes:
- a CDS encoding UpxY family transcription antiterminator — translation MPNWKVLYIQGRYEFKVEQQLARLGIPHYLPKVQVMRQWSDRMKKLTVPAFPSYLFVCNEDKDRQDVFQAKGVLHYVRHETRMPL, via the coding sequence ATGCCAAACTGGAAGGTCCTTTATATACAAGGCAGGTATGAATTTAAAGTAGAGCAGCAACTTGCCCGACTGGGGATACCGCATTATTTACCCAAGGTCCAAGTCATGCGCCAATGGTCGGATCGGATGAAGAAATTGACTGTGCCTGCATTTCCATCCTATTTATTTGTGTGCAATGAAGACAAGGACCGGCAGGACGTTTTTCAGGCCAAAGGTGTATTGCATTATGTGCGCCACGAAACCAGGATGCCATTATAA